In the genome of Dermacentor silvarum isolate Dsil-2018 chromosome 1, BIME_Dsil_1.4, whole genome shotgun sequence, one region contains:
- the LOC119437300 gene encoding antimicrobial peptide microplusin-like isoform X1, whose protein sequence is MKAFLVCALLATVAGVSFAHHLDLCKKNDKELKSELDCIKELISKEAKKSFDKAQEALGCQDWSCVIRKLCAGGDLEGAMEQYFTDEQITEIHNAATACDPDAENEEDR, encoded by the exons ATGAAGGCCTTCCTGGTCTGCGCCCTGCTCGCCACTGTTGCTGGTGTGAGCTTCGCTCACCATCTTGATCTCTGCA AAAAGAATGACAAGGAGTTGAAGAGTGAGCTCGACTGCATCAAGGAGCTCATCTCAAAAGAG GCGAAGAAAAGCTTTGACAAGGCCCAGGAGGCTCTCGGCTGCCAGGACTGGAGCTGCGTCATCCGAAAGCTGTGCGCGGGAGGTGACCTG GAGGGGGCCATGGAGCAATATTTCACG GACGAACAAATCACGGAAATTCACAACGCTGCCACCGCATGCGATCCCGATGCGGAAAACGAAGAGGACCGCTGA